Genomic window (Canis lupus dingo isolate Sandy chromosome 6, ASM325472v2, whole genome shotgun sequence):
TGATCCCGTGGTTCTTGCATATTTTTCATGGTGTTTAGTGCAATACCGTAAACCTTGAATAACACCATGGACCCACACGAAACGCTGCTCGTGATTCTGGAAGTGCtcccaagaagcagagaaaagtcGTGACGTTATAAGCAAAAGTCAAATTGCTCGATATGTACCGTAAATTAAAGTCTGCGGCTGCTGTTGCCCATCATTTCAAGATAAACGAATCCAGCGTAAGAGCCATTGTCAAAGAAATCCGGGAAGCCGTCGAGGCAGCCACGCCCGCAGGCGCGAAAACCTTGCACTTTTTGCGAGACGCTTTTTTTTATCTCGTACTGAAAATGCTGCTTTTATGTGGGTGCAGGATTGCTATGAGAAAGGCATCCCTATAGACTCTAATATGATTCAAGAGAAAGCGAAGTTGCTGTATGACAACTTAAAGCAAGAGGAAAGTGAAGGAACTAAAGCTGGAGAGTTTAATGCCAGCAAAGGAtggtttgataattttagaaagaggTTTGGCTTAAAAAATGTCCGGTAGCAGGAGAAGCAGCTTCTGCCAACCAAGAGGCCACCAATGAGTTCCCACCTCAAGAACCCATAGACACCACGCCAGAGGGATTCACTGAGGGCGCCTCGGTGGAGATGAGAGCTTGTggaccagggccaggtgaggggGGTGTAGAAGACGCAGGGGCGGAAAACAAGTTGACATCAGAAAACCTGGCAGAAGGGTTTCGATTATTCAAGACGGCTTTCGACTTCTTTTCCGACATGGACCCTTCTGTGATACGGGCACTGAGACTAAAGCAGATGGTGGAAGAGGGATGGGTACCCTATAGAATCatcttcagagaaatgaaaaagcagaaaagtcaGACGAGATTACAATGTATTTCTGTAAAGTTACCCCAAGCgtgcctgcctctcctgcctgcccTTCAGCCTCCTCCACCTGTCCCACCCCTGCGACCCCAGGGCCAGCCCCTCTGCCTCCCGGTCCTCAGCCTACTCAGCCGGGAGATGGTGAGGAGGATGAAGGCCTTCCCGCTGATCCGCTTCCACGTAGTAAGTAGTCCTCGTGCCGCACAGTTAAACTTGCTTATTCCGTGTGTGTCTTCACGTGAAAATCTAGTCCCTGTGCGGCAAGAACTtgtccccccttccccccccccccccctgggTCTTCATCCTGTACAACATCATGTGCAAGACTCCTTTGGAAATGGGTAGCCTAGCCTCAGAGGCGAAGGTGAGTGGTATTTAATATAAAAACGCCGTGTCTTCTTACGGTTTGGTAACTTTGCTTTCAAAGATTTACATTGCCCTGACGCgtgcccctcaccccctccctcctcccgcccccctctctcccctcctatAATTGGAGAAAATGCATATCAGACTATCATCACAGCTaagtggtttttttctttaaagaacagTGTTTCTGATACTGTATTATGAGTGACTGTAACCCTGTGTGCCATAAAACTTTTATAAGGATGATTCATTCATTAGTGTACATACAGGCGAGGCTCCTGGGAAACAGTATTATCGATTACGTTAGGCTGCCATAAAGCAACCCTATTACTGCTTCTCTGTTACAATCCATGAATCATTGTCcttacaaataaatagaaatctccctttcttattatctttctttttttgtgtctaGTGTTAGTAACGTGTATACTATCCACAGTGTCTTATATGTTGTGCATAAGACAACGTAGCTACTGATAGTTCATCTGGTAAACAAGGTAAACTTAATGGTGTCGATAATACAGTGAAGTACTGTAAAGGtacttatggttttgatttttgtgttttttaagattttatatattttttcatcagagacacacagagaggcagagacacaggcagagggagaagcaggctccttgcagggagcccgatgtgggacttgatcctgggaccctgggatcactccctgagccaaaggtagacaatcaatggctgagccacccgttGATTGTctaccttgatttttaaaatcacatgcTTTTCTCTAGTtgactttattgtaaaaatacagtataaaatacatgtaacaaaaaATACGTGTTATTTGACTTACCAGTAAGGCTCCTGGTCAACACTGTGCTATTAGTAGTTGAGTTTTTGAGGAGTGGAAggttacatgtggatttttgactgcgtGGGGGGCTGGTGTCCGAAagcccctgcattgttcaagggtcaactgtagggGTACCTGTCTGGCACCGCTTGTGTGAAGATCACACGAGCTTAAAGcatctttccctgtgtctctggcAATAGTAGTAGCCTCACAGGATTGGCAGGAACCTCTAGGTAGGATGCTCTGCAGATGTTTTATGTTGCAATTCTCATGGTTGAGTTTCAAAAAAGCAATGGTCTCTCTCCCTTCCAGGCTGCCCTCCTCCGAGCTGTGCCACGGTTGCCAGGCCCAGCAGCAGCATGGCGAAGGCCTATCTGCGGGCTGTGGTGCCGCACCGGGCAGGATCCTGGGAGGTGGCTGGGGAGCAGGGCCCCCACCCTGAAGGAGAAGGCAGCAGGCACGGAGGCAGAGAAATTCCAGATCATCTACCGGTTTGATGCTATCAGAACCTTTGGGTACTTGTCCCGGCTGAAGGTGGCACAGACGGCGCTGACGCTGCTGGCCCTGCCGCCTGGCTTCTACTGGTACTCGCACGGCCTCATGACCCTCAGCTCCCTGTACTTTGCGGGCGGGATAGCTGGCTTCGCCCTGGCCATGCTCTGCTGGATGAGCCATTTCTTCCGGAGGCTGGTGGGCATCCTGTATGTGAACGAGGCGGGCACCGTGCTGCGGGTGGCCCACCTGACCTTCTGGGGCCGGCGGCAGGACACGGACTGGCCCGTGGCTGATGTGGTGCCCATGACAGAGACCAGCGACCGGCCCCAGGAGCTGTTTATGCGTATCCAGCAGTACAGTGGGAAGCAGACCTTCTACCTCACTCTGCGCTACGGACGTGTCTTGGACAGAGAGCGTTTCACACGGGTGTTTGGGACACTGGACACCCCCAAATGAGCTGCCGGATCTCCGGCAGGACGGCTGAGGGTGTGGGTGAGGCCGAAGATCGGGGTCAGGCAGCTGAAGGCTTTGTCAGGGCCTCCAGAGCCTTGTTTCTGGGATGCGGAGGTTCATGGGGCAGGAACGAGTAGTCGGGTTTAGGAGAGGTCCTTAGTGCAAATTCATCTCACGCTTGCCTGGGACATGGAGCCAGGTCGTGGGAGAAGTTTCTGCTAACGGCCAGTTCTTGCAGGAAGCGGTGTCGGTTCACGCAGTGAACCAGAAGGCGGGGAGGTGCGGTGGGGGCCCGGAGGTTGGGTTGAGAACACTCGGGTGCTGTGAGCGCTCATCCCCCTGTCCCGGGGCAGGCTGTCGAGTCTGCATCCTTGAAAGGGAAAGGCTGCCTGTCTCACGGGCTGGGAGTGAGAGTACAGTCACTGTCAAGGTCGGTGTGGTGCCAGGCTTCCAGGCTGCCGGTGGGGATTTCCCCTCAGGGCTGGGAAGGAACTGCCCAGATGGTGACCGCACAGCCCCTGGGACGGGTGTCACCCTGTGAGCACGCCCTGCCCCCCCACGCCTGGGGGCCCTCCTGTCGCTGGGCTTTGCGGTCCAATAGACGAGACGAACCGTGTTCTGGTGCATTATGTTATAAACTGCAGCTTACTGTATGCGCTGCCCTTCCCTGCAGTCACTCCTACGTGTTTGTTATGCCCTCTGACGGAGTAAAGCGGAAGGAGGACCTGATCTTTATACTTCGGCCACCCAGAAGTCAGTAACTAAATGTTTTGTTGTGTGGACGGACTTCCAggctttttttattgtggtaaaatatgcatagtGTAAATGTATCTATCCCCGTAACCACCTTTCAGCATACGGTTCAGTGGCGTTAAAGTACATAACGACGTGGTGCGGCCACCTCCTCTGTCCCATCTCCAGAACTCCCTCATCCTCTCTTGGAGGaactctgtgcccattaaacaTCGCTCCCCATTTCACCCTCCGGCTGGCCCCTGTAACCACTCACTCgttttctgtctctggatttgcttattctgggcATTTCCTGTACATGGAATCCTACACTCTGTGGTCTTTTATGTCCGGCTTCCCTCAGCTGACTTTCTGGCCTCATGGTGCATCCATGCCGTAGCGTGTAGGAGAGCTTCGTCCCTTTCTGGGGCTGAAGAATGTACGTGTAGACcgtattttgtttatccattgatggacaatttggatttttttttttaagattttatttatttattcatgggagacacacacagagaggcagagacacagcaggcagagggagaagcaggctccatgcagggagcccgatgtaggacttgatcctgggaccccaggatcaggccccgggccaaaggcggcgccaaacagctgagccacccgggctgccctggacatTTGGATTGTGAGTAACGTTCCTGTCAACACTGGTGGACGGAAATCTGAGTCCCTGCTTTCGGTTCCTTCAAGTGTGAGAAGTGCAATTATTGGATCATACAGAAACTCTAGGTTTACCTTTCCGAGGAGCTGCTGAACTTCCCCAGTGGCTGTGTGAATTTATGTCCCTCCAGCAATGCATgcaggttccagtttctccacgtCGTTCTGGATGACAGCCATCCTCATGGGTGTGCAGCGGGGTCTCCCTGCACGGCCAGGCTTCCCTAAAAACAGCAATGTCCTGTCCCTGGAACCGTTTGGGTTGTTTTGCTGCACGTAACATGTGACTGTCTTAGTTgtaaaccattaaaaatattctgtcaCAGGGGAAAAAATCTTGTTACTATGTGACATGCCTGCTGTGAACTAACCATGTTGTAGTAATCCCTGTGCAACACACACAAATGCAAACACAAGTCCTTGTGCACGTTGATACAGTGTTGAATGTCCATTAGATCTCTGTAGAATTGGGGAAAACAGGCAGTGTACCTTACCTGAAATAAAAGGTGCAggtaattatttgaattttttcatttaaataatctaCGTAGAAACAAATTCAGGAATTGCAAAATACTCCACGGAGTGGATGCAGCTGCTCCCTTAACCTTGACTGTGTAAGTCGCTTCCGTTTTCCCCCCATTGTTACAAAAGAATGTGGCCTatcatggggcgcctggggggctctgggTTAAGCTCccgattttggcccaggtcatgatctcagggtcgtggggtgGAGCCCGGGTCAGGCctcacactgggcgtggagcctgcctgcctctccctgcctctctgctaCCCtattcccccccacacacacacaccgccctccctccctaaaaaaaaaaaaagtggcatatCAAGTATATGAAGAGAGCCTTCTCCCTAGACACAACATGGCATTTTGGGAAAAGTCACTAACACGAAAGAAGTTAGGTTTCTGTAGttaatttattccatttcacAGACGTGAGTAAAGCCCATAACACAAGACCGTCTGTTCCTGCAAGTTTCCAGATCAGCCCTTCATTCTGCGCAAATCTCTCATGCCAGGCCCTGCTCAGCACCGGCCATGAAGAGGGGGCTTTGGGGGAgtctgggggagggaggacggACGTGAACCAGTGTATGGGGGACTTCGGTGACCGggagctgtggggtggggggcagagacgaGCAAGAGCCGGGTGTGCCTGCTGGGGGTGGGCCTGGATTTGATCCTAACACCTGGGGAAAGCCTGCAGggtcagagaaaggcaagaacGGGGAGAGGAATTGTGggagctttaatttttatttttaaagattttattttttattggggtgtgggggaagagggagaagcaggctccctgctgagcagggagctcaatgtggggctcgattccaggactgtgggatcgtgaactgagctgaaggcagacgcttccttaattgagccgcccaggtgccccgaagAAGAATCAGCGCTTGGTAATTTGTACTCCGTTGTAGTAAAGATGCAGACGTGAGGTCGGAGGTTCATGGATTTGATTCCAGTGGTTGGAGACCCTAGTCTGGGGAGTGTGTGGTTGTGTTCCTCAGGTGTCTGGGGACATTGGGCACCAACCACCCACTATCTGGTTTTCCCAGATGTAAGGGCTCTGCATGCAGAAGAACACTCATGGAGCCCTGACCCAGAGCCTGGGCGTCCTGGGGGGCCTCGACCCCTTTCGGGAGCACCGGCTCACTCTTCAGGGGAAACGGCATGTGGTTCCGTTGCCTTCTTGTTTGGGCTGACTCAAAATACGACCAGAAGCTGGCCACCTCTCACCTGTGCACCCCTGCTGTTCTGATCCACATCGCCCTCACGGCTTCTCTGGGTTGTTGCGCCCTGCTGCCTCCATGATCCTTCCCCTTCTAGAGTCTGTTCTCACAGCAGCCAAAGTGatcctgtgtgtttttttttgtttgtttttttgttttttttttttagcgtttatttgttttatttagagaTTGAGGAAgtgtgagcaggagagggagagacaatccccaagcagattccccactgagtatggtgccccaatgcagagctccatctcaggaccctgagatcaccaaagtgatcctaaaaaaaaaaaaccacatcacTGCTGTAAAAACTGaagtcctggggtgcctgggtgactcagccagtgaagcgtctgccttcgtctcaggtcatgatctcagggtcccgggatccagtccctcgtctttgggctccctgcacagcagggaggggctgcttccccctctccctctccctctgctgctccccctgcttgtgctctcattgTTTCTGTGTgtggcaaataaataaacaaggtctttaaaaaaacacaaaaacccaaaactgaAGTCCTTACCATGGCCAACAAGGCCTAACGTGGTCTGGTCCCACCCGTACCCCAGCTGTCTTCCCTTCTCCACGACTCTGCCCTTGACCACGTCCAGGCAGAGACAGTCTCTCTGCCTAGATGTCTGCATAGGACTCTGTCTCTCCAGTTTCTTCCCCGGTGTAAGGGGGCTTATTATTCATGCTCAAGACGTAGTGAAGATTTCATTGTACAGAGAAGTCTGTTATATAGCAGTTCCGTGtggctgtggggtttttttcataGGGTTCCCTCATCTGCTTGCCAGCTCCTTCCGTGACTGTGAACCTCCTTCCCCAAAGATAGTCTTTACTATCAAAAGTCTTAAAAGGTATTAATTATTGGACTCGGACCTCATTAAAGACAGGAGTGAACTTGGATAACCCCTGGGGCTGGTCTAGCTGTAAGCTAGCGACTGCGTGAACCTCGGCCCTGGAGATTCTAGTTCTGTCTGGATGGGTCCCCAGAATCTGTCTTTCTGACAAGTGTGAAGCCGATTCTGAAGTGCAGCCAGGCTGGGAATTTCAGAAATAGACCATCAGGGCAGAAAACAGCAGAGTCAACTCCTGCCTTCGGGGACCTCGTGTTCCTgggccaacttttttttttccccaaagaagtgGTTCTCAGCTCTTGGATCCGCGtgcagaatcacctggagagctttttaaaaatatccttgtggggcagcccaggtgccttagcggtttggcgccgccttcggcctggggcctggtcctggggtcccgggatcaagtcccacatcgggctccctgcatggagcctgcttcttcctctgcctgtgtctctgcctctctctctctctctctctctctctctctctctctgtttctcatgaataaataaataaaatctttaaaaaaaatatccttgtGCGGGCCCGTGACCAGGCGTTGCCATTGTCAGGGCTCCCCTGGCGATTCCCACGTGTGGCCTGGGTTGACCGGCGCTGCCCTGGAGCGTCGTCGCCGCACTGGAGGTGGGAGCCCCGTTCTCACCAGCCTTGGCCCCAAAGAGCCTGGGTTTCCGTGTGTGGTCTGCTCACACAGGACCAGCAGAGGGCACACACAGCAAAGGCATCGCTCCATCCCCTTCCTCGCGAGCTGGCGGCCCAGATCCCTGGGCACCTCCACCACCGCCGGGCTCCTGCAGCACATGGGCGGCCGAACCCTGGAGCCGTCCAAACTCCCCTGAATCGACACCAGCAAAGTCAACGAAACCCACCGGTCCCCGCCCCTGCGCACTCTAGTAGATGCCAGgctatctgtatttttttttttaagattttatttatttatttatgagagacacacagagagaggcagagacacaggcggagggagaagcaggctccatgcagggagcccgacgtgggacttgatcccgggactccaggatcaggccctgggccgaaggctgcactgaaccgccaagccacccgggctgtctgCGTATCTGTATTTTTATGATTCCCAGGTAATTCCAAGGCACCCCAACTTTTGAGAATCACTGAGATTTATTTACCCTCC
Coding sequences:
- the TMEM186 gene encoding transmembrane protein 186 isoform X1 translates to MRACGPGPGEGGVEDAGAENKLTSENLAEGFRLFKTAFDFFSDMDPSVIRALRLKQMVEEGWVPYRIIFREMKKQKSQTRLQCISVKLPQACLPLLPALQPPPPVPPLRPQGQPLCLPVLSLLSREMVRRMKAFPLIRFHVAALLRAVPRLPGPAAAWRRPICGLWCRTGQDPGRWLGSRAPTLKEKAAGTEAEKFQIIYRFDAIRTFGYLSRLKVAQTALTLLALPPGFYWYSHGLMTLSSLYFAGGIAGFALAMLCWMSHFFRRLVGILYVNEAGTVLRVAHLTFWGRRQDTDWPVADVVPMTETSDRPQELFMRIQQYSGKQTFYLTLRYGRVLDRERFTRVFGTLDTPK
- the TMEM186 gene encoding transmembrane protein 186 isoform X2, whose protein sequence is MCKTPLEMGSLASEAKAALLRAVPRLPGPAAAWRRPICGLWCRTGQDPGRWLGSRAPTLKEKAAGTEAEKFQIIYRFDAIRTFGYLSRLKVAQTALTLLALPPGFYWYSHGLMTLSSLYFAGGIAGFALAMLCWMSHFFRRLVGILYVNEAGTVLRVAHLTFWGRRQDTDWPVADVVPMTETSDRPQELFMRIQQYSGKQTFYLTLRYGRVLDRERFTRVFGTLDTPK
- the TMEM186 gene encoding transmembrane protein 186 isoform X3, whose amino-acid sequence is MAALLRAVPRLPGPAAAWRRPICGLWCRTGQDPGRWLGSRAPTLKEKAAGTEAEKFQIIYRFDAIRTFGYLSRLKVAQTALTLLALPPGFYWYSHGLMTLSSLYFAGGIAGFALAMLCWMSHFFRRLVGILYVNEAGTVLRVAHLTFWGRRQDTDWPVADVVPMTETSDRPQELFMRIQQYSGKQTFYLTLRYGRVLDRERFTRVFGTLDTPK